GGACGCCATGGTGAAGGCCGCCAACGTCACCCTGGTGGGACAGCGCCTCACCGGGGGCGGCCTGGTGACGGTGATGGTTCGGGGGGACGTGGGGGCCGTGAAGGCCGCGGTGGACGCGGGAACCGCCGCCGCCACCCGGGTGGGTGAAGTGATCTCCACCCACGTGATCCCCCGGCCCCACACGGACACGGAGACCATCCTTCCCTCCCCCCAGGGAGGGCGGACGGAGAACGTGTCGATCTCCCAGGACTAGGGGGACAGGATGGATTCCGGGGCGGATCGGGCGGCAGGCGCGCCTCTCCCCGGAGGAGACATCCCCTTCGCCCCTGGTGGAGGGGGAAGGGGGCGACGCGGAGGCGGGGGAGGCCGAGAGGGCCTCTTCCGCCGGACCCGGGAGGACTCGGCCCCTTGGGGCGGGTCTTTCCGGGAGACCGGACGAGGCGGGGGCCCCTGCCCCCTCCGGGGAGGAGAGGGTGCGACGGTGCGTGTAGACCTGGACGTGCGGGAGACGGAGCTGCCCTCCCTGGGTCCCTGGGACCCGGAGCGGGTGACGGACCTCCTGGCCCCCCTGGAGGAGTCCCTGGAGGACGAGCGCCCCCGGGCGGACTGGAAGCGCCTGTTTCTGGGCTTCGACCTGGGGACCACCAACCTGGTGCTGGTGGCCCTGAACGAGGAGGGGCGCCCCGTGACGGCGGTGATGGAGTCCTCCCGCGCCGCCGTGCGGGACGGGGTGGTGGTGGACTACTGGCAGGCCATCCAGGGGATGAAGTCCTGCCTGGAGCGACTCCAGCGCCGCCTGGGCCGGGACCTCCCGGGGGTGGGGGCCGCCGCGTTCCCCCCCGGGGTGGGGGAGCGCACCGCCCAGGTGTGCGCCCACGTGGTGGAGGCCCTGGGCTTCGACTGCCGGGGGCTCTACGAGGAACCTACCGCCGCGGCGGAGGCCCTGGGGGTGCAGGAGGGGGCCATCGTGGACATCGGCGGCGGCACCACGGGGATCTCGGTGCTCCGGGAGGGGCGGGTGGTCTACTCCGCCGACGAGCCCACCGGGGGCACCCACATGACCCTGGTGCTGGCGGGGGGCCTGGGACTGGAGTTCGACGAGGCGGAGACCCGCAAGCGGCGCATCGCCCAGGAACCGAGGCTGGTGCCCCTGCTGGTGCCGGTGCTGGAGAAGATGGGCACCATCGTGCGGGACCACCTGGTGCGAAGCGGCCACCTGGGCCGGGTGCCCGTCCTGGTGTCCGGGGGCGGGGCGGTCCTCCCCGGGGCGGAGGGCGTCCTCTCCCGGGTGGTGGGCGAACCGGTCCATCTGGCCCCCCATCCCCTGCTGGTGACCCCCGCGGGCATCGCCGCCCGCCTGTGGAGGGAGCGCCGTGGCTAGGCCCGACCCGGAGGCCTTGATCGCCCGGGCGACGGAGCTGTTGCGCCTTCCCCGCATCGGCCTGCTCTGGTGCCGGGGGGCCGTGCCCTCCCCCTGGACCCTTCCGGGGACCCGGGGGATCCACTACCTGGAGGAGCCTCGCGCCGCGGGGCTGCACCCCCTCTACCTCCTGGAGGGCCTCTCCCTCCCGGAGCGGGAGGCCCGGACCCTGGCGCTTCTGGCGATCCTGGAGCCCCCGGTCTCCCTGGTGGCGGAGCTGGTCTCGGGGTTGGGGGCTTCCCCCGCCGCCCGGCTGGCGTCGGCCTGCCTGGACGAAGGGGTGCCGGTGCTCCTGGACCCTTCCCGCCTGGAGTCCTGGCTGGCCGGGGCCGGTGCGGGGGCTCGGGACCGATGGACGGAGGCCCGAGGGGTCCTGGAGGCCCGG
The sequence above is drawn from the Aminomonas paucivorans DSM 12260 genome and encodes:
- a CDS encoding BMC domain-containing protein; protein product: MTQEALGMIETRGLVGSIEAADAMVKAANVTLVGQRLTGGGLVTVMVRGDVGAVKAAVDAGTAAATRVGEVISTHVIPRPHTDTETILPSPQGGRTENVSISQD
- the eutJ gene encoding ethanolamine utilization protein EutJ, whose amino-acid sequence is MRVDLDVRETELPSLGPWDPERVTDLLAPLEESLEDERPRADWKRLFLGFDLGTTNLVLVALNEEGRPVTAVMESSRAAVRDGVVVDYWQAIQGMKSCLERLQRRLGRDLPGVGAAAFPPGVGERTAQVCAHVVEALGFDCRGLYEEPTAAAEALGVQEGAIVDIGGGTTGISVLREGRVVYSADEPTGGTHMTLVLAGGLGLEFDEAETRKRRIAQEPRLVPLLVPVLEKMGTIVRDHLVRSGHLGRVPVLVSGGGAVLPGAEGVLSRVVGEPVHLAPHPLLVTPAGIAARLWRERRG